The proteins below come from a single Leptospira ellinghausenii genomic window:
- the rsfS gene encoding ribosome silencing factor, producing the protein MPNISSETLEHLKKIKQTLVDKKCENIQFLDLKNVHSYLSLFVIATVKTETQGRSCAKDIDKYMKPLKLAVKRQNLADLPKDATGWILLDYGEICVHIMTDEMRNYYSLDRLWGDASPIAI; encoded by the coding sequence ATGCCAAATATCAGTTCAGAAACGTTAGAACATCTTAAAAAAATAAAACAAACATTAGTTGATAAAAAATGTGAAAATATTCAATTTCTCGATCTTAAAAATGTTCATTCCTATTTATCTCTATTTGTAATCGCTACTGTGAAAACAGAAACACAAGGTAGATCTTGTGCGAAAGATATCGATAAGTATATGAAACCCTTAAAACTGGCAGTCAAACGCCAAAATTTAGCCGATTTACCGAAGGACGCCACAGGCTGGATCCTTCTCGATTATGGTGAAATTTGTGTACACATCATGACGGATGAAATGAGAAATTATTATTCATTGGATAGACTTTGGGGTGATGCATCTCCTATTGCGATATGA
- a CDS encoding LytR C-terminal domain-containing protein, with protein MLRETKEKQTIPAKTLLIIAGAFFIFAILFLILRSKTGFSLDQKFSQSKRMPILFSVLGDKDEYLFSLYAEFYPNERKAALFFVNPKTSFDDGEKSLKEKGSSAPSYVESVLEDTLDSNIPFKIVWTKEQFQNWVNLLGGLQFFFEPKSLHITKNYNRNKESYVLDGEDCFDWMSSLSDDSMISYFRRLEIQETVMLTLFETFHEKRDILSKQKLTYLHSQMTTNLSSKEWETLVDFLKKEKIQFGVSEVPGEPVLRPKYKDQILKANEETIKVAFYKFSGELRSPSFGEGERARIEVLNGTAKNGLARYGKVLLNDKGLKVLTVDNAWDSSFKSTVILNRSGNTQYTDLISETFQGRKVFFSLRKDLGLDATVILGEDFQNSKD; from the coding sequence ATGTTACGTGAAACAAAAGAAAAACAAACCATACCAGCAAAAACACTTCTCATCATCGCGGGCGCCTTTTTTATTTTTGCCATTTTGTTTTTAATTTTAAGGTCAAAAACCGGGTTTTCCTTAGACCAAAAATTTTCACAAAGCAAACGAATGCCGATTTTATTTTCGGTTTTGGGTGATAAAGACGAATACTTATTTTCTTTATATGCTGAATTTTATCCCAATGAAAGAAAGGCAGCACTATTTTTTGTTAATCCTAAAACTAGTTTTGATGATGGTGAAAAATCATTAAAAGAAAAAGGTAGTTCCGCTCCCTCCTATGTTGAATCTGTTTTAGAGGATACCTTGGATTCCAACATTCCATTCAAAATCGTATGGACCAAGGAACAATTTCAAAATTGGGTGAATTTACTTGGTGGATTACAATTTTTTTTCGAACCAAAGTCGTTACACATCACAAAAAACTACAATCGAAACAAAGAATCTTATGTTTTAGATGGTGAAGATTGTTTCGATTGGATGAGTTCTCTTTCCGATGATTCGATGATTTCTTACTTTAGAAGATTGGAAATCCAAGAAACTGTGATGTTAACACTTTTTGAAACTTTCCATGAAAAACGGGACATATTGAGTAAACAAAAACTCACCTATTTGCATAGCCAAATGACTACAAACCTATCTTCGAAAGAATGGGAAACTTTGGTCGACTTTTTGAAAAAGGAAAAAATCCAATTTGGAGTTTCCGAAGTTCCAGGTGAACCAGTGTTACGTCCCAAATACAAAGACCAAATCTTAAAGGCTAACGAGGAAACTATAAAGGTAGCATTTTATAAATTTTCTGGAGAACTTAGGTCTCCTAGTTTTGGCGAAGGGGAAAGGGCAAGGATTGAGGTTCTCAATGGAACTGCAAAAAATGGACTTGCCAGATATGGAAAAGTATTACTCAATGATAAAGGTCTGAAAGTTCTCACCGTTGACAATGCTTGGGATTCGAGTTTTAAATCCACAGTGATTTTAAATCGATCTGGAAACACACAATATACAGATTTAATTTCTGAAACATTTCAAGGCAGAAAGGTTTTCTTTTCTTTACGAAAAGACTTAGGCCTTGATGCCACTGTTATACTCGGAGAAGACTTTCAAAATTCCAAGGATTAA
- a CDS encoding glutamate-5-semialdehyde dehydrogenase, translated as MAEDYTTYAKTIATKTKEASRSLKQLTTNQKNTVLLRFEKLLLENETEIITKNQIDLKNGKDKGLSSSMMDRLLLDSKRIHGMAKSIEEIRNLPDPVGEVVRGTILPNGLELLTKRVPIGVVMTIFESRPNVIVDIASLSFKSGNACILRGGSEAYHSNFILSSLFHKAIEDSSLPGVSKEVVSFVDNTNREAMLPFFQLDDLIDVIVPRGGEALIRFVSENSKIPVIKHDKGVTNLYLSDKANEKIVLPILVNSKIQRPGVCNALENLFIHKNYPNIKVLLQELKQNGVRILGDVSIQSIEPTIPLATEDDYSTEFLDTRLSIKLVNSIEEAMENIKKYSSGHTECILSEDITEIQTFQQGLDSAAIFVNCSTRFHDGGEYGLGAEVGISTGKLHVRGPMGLIHLTTTTTYVTGKGQVRG; from the coding sequence ATGGCTGAAGACTATACCACTTATGCAAAAACCATTGCGACAAAAACAAAAGAAGCTAGTCGGAGTTTAAAACAACTTACCACAAACCAGAAAAATACGGTTTTACTTCGGTTTGAAAAACTGCTGTTAGAAAATGAAACTGAAATCATAACAAAAAACCAAATTGATTTAAAAAATGGGAAAGATAAGGGATTAAGTTCCTCTATGATGGATCGTTTGCTCCTTGATTCCAAACGAATCCATGGGATGGCAAAGAGCATTGAAGAGATTAGGAACCTCCCAGATCCGGTAGGGGAAGTAGTCAGAGGGACCATCCTTCCCAATGGGCTTGAACTTTTGACAAAACGAGTTCCCATCGGTGTTGTGATGACGATTTTTGAATCGAGACCGAATGTCATCGTAGACATTGCCTCTTTGTCTTTTAAGTCAGGGAATGCTTGTATTTTACGTGGTGGCAGTGAAGCGTATCATTCAAATTTCATTTTATCCTCCCTCTTCCACAAAGCCATCGAAGATTCAAGCTTACCAGGTGTGAGCAAGGAAGTTGTCAGTTTCGTAGACAATACAAACAGAGAAGCGATGCTTCCCTTTTTTCAATTGGATGATTTAATTGATGTCATTGTACCTAGGGGTGGAGAGGCTCTCATCCGGTTTGTTTCAGAAAATAGCAAAATCCCTGTCATTAAACACGATAAAGGTGTGACTAACTTATATTTGTCTGACAAAGCCAACGAAAAAATTGTATTACCAATTCTTGTAAATTCGAAAATCCAAAGACCTGGAGTTTGTAATGCTTTGGAGAATTTGTTCATCCATAAAAATTACCCAAACATTAAAGTTTTGTTACAGGAATTAAAACAAAATGGGGTTCGGATCCTTGGTGATGTTTCTATCCAATCAATCGAACCAACAATCCCACTTGCCACTGAAGACGATTATTCTACAGAGTTTTTAGACACAAGGCTTAGTATCAAACTTGTGAACTCCATAGAGGAAGCAATGGAAAATATCAAAAAATACAGCTCAGGTCATACGGAATGTATTTTATCGGAAGACATCACAGAAATCCAAACTTTTCAACAGGGACTGGATAGTGCTGCCATTTTTGTGAATTGTTCCACAAGGTTTCATGATGGTGGTGAATATGGACTTGGTGCGGAAGTGGGAATTTCAACAGGGAAATTACATGTCAGGGGACCAATGGGACTCATCCACCTAACAACCACCACAACGTATGTTACAGGAAAAGGACAAGTCCGAGGGTAA
- the yqeK gene encoding bis(5'-nucleosyl)-tetraphosphatase (symmetrical) YqeK, which yields MNFTPTQLNDWIQFFQKEIPNHVTDTRWQHILRVASYAKELALVHGYEDPNKAYLAGLCHDITKQKKMDVHQSLFAEFNLETDGIPFQALHAYSAPLFLKKNYDFYDQEIQSAIQNHTLGNPKPTLLDQILYAADFLGSDYCYRNLKLEEWIQKTKENLDFGIFMKAFQTISFLMEKKEIIHPHTFLTYNQSLLSLKEI from the coding sequence ATGAATTTCACTCCCACACAATTGAATGACTGGATACAATTCTTCCAAAAAGAAATTCCAAATCATGTCACGGATACTAGATGGCAACATATTTTACGAGTGGCTTCCTATGCAAAAGAATTGGCGTTGGTACATGGATACGAAGATCCAAATAAAGCTTACTTAGCAGGATTATGCCATGACATCACCAAACAAAAAAAAATGGATGTCCATCAAAGTTTGTTCGCTGAATTTAATTTAGAAACAGATGGGATTCCCTTCCAAGCCTTACATGCTTATTCGGCTCCCCTCTTCCTAAAAAAAAATTACGATTTTTACGATCAGGAAATCCAATCGGCCATCCAAAATCATACCTTGGGAAATCCTAAACCCACTTTATTAGATCAAATTCTTTATGCGGCGGATTTTTTAGGATCGGATTATTGTTATAGGAATTTGAAGTTAGAGGAATGGATTCAAAAAACAAAAGAAAACTTAGATTTTGGCATTTTTATGAAAGCATTCCAGACGATCTCATTTCTAATGGAAAAAAAAGAAATCATCCATCCTCATACTTTTTTAACTTATAACCAATCATTGTTATCATTAAAGGAAATCTAA
- the nadD gene encoding nicotinate (nicotinamide) nucleotide adenylyltransferase, whose amino-acid sequence MDVILFGGSFNPPHIGHRHVISSLQKQFPESKIYICPNFLSPFKLNEKKFSKDEIWSLCQSEFHEFLSPNVILWDEEIKKETTSYTIDTITSLQSLEKNGNISLVIGEDNLQNFNEWKSFDIILQKINKLIVVRRITESPNPILIPNFIDEKQVLVLNNPIVKMSSTEIRNQLNHEWQNHSILPQTKSLLDSYLQVGESFGGDEK is encoded by the coding sequence ATGGATGTGATTTTGTTTGGTGGAAGTTTTAATCCCCCACACATTGGTCATAGACATGTGATCTCTTCCCTACAAAAACAGTTTCCCGAATCCAAAATCTATATCTGTCCGAATTTTTTATCTCCTTTTAAATTGAATGAAAAAAAATTTTCTAAGGATGAAATTTGGTCCTTATGCCAATCTGAATTCCATGAATTTTTATCCCCAAATGTAATCTTATGGGATGAAGAAATTAAAAAAGAAACAACTAGTTACACGATCGATACCATAACAAGTTTACAATCCTTAGAAAAAAATGGAAACATTTCCCTTGTCATAGGTGAAGACAATTTACAAAATTTTAACGAATGGAAATCCTTCGATATTATCTTACAGAAAATAAATAAATTAATCGTTGTAAGGCGTATTACGGAATCTCCGAATCCGATTTTGATCCCAAACTTCATAGATGAAAAACAAGTATTGGTTTTAAACAACCCAATCGTCAAAATGAGTAGTACTGAAATCAGGAACCAACTAAACCATGAATGGCAAAATCATTCGATTTTACCCCAAACAAAGTCCTTATTAGATTCTTATCTACAAGTAGGAGAATCTTTCGGAGGAGATGAAAAATGA